One window from the genome of Lutra lutra chromosome X, mLutLut1.2, whole genome shotgun sequence encodes:
- the EIF1AX gene encoding eukaryotic translation initiation factor 1A, X-chromosomal, translating to MPKNKGKGGKNRRRGKNENESEKRELVFKEDGQEYAQVIKMLGNGRLEAMCFDGVKRLCHIRGKLRKKVWINTSDIILVGLRDYQDNKADVILKYNADEARSLKAYGELPEHAKINETDTFGPGDDDEIQFDDIGDDDEDIDDI from the exons GTAAAGGAGGTAAAAATAGACGCAGAGGTAAGAATGAGAATGAATCTGAAAAAAGAGAGTTGGTGTTCAAAGAAGATGGACAAG AGTATGCTCAAGTAATCAAAATGTTGGGAAATGGACGATTAGAAGCGATGTGTTTTGATGGTGTAAAGAGGTTATGTCACATCAGAGGGAAATTGAGAAAAAAG GTTTGGATAAATACTTCAGACATTATATTGGTTGGTCTCCGAGACTACcag GATAATAAAGccgatgtaattttaaaatacaatgcaGATGAAGCTAGAAGTCTGAAGGCATATGGCGAGCTTCCAGAGCATG ctaaaatcaatgaaactgataCATTTGGTCCTGGAGATGATGATGAAATTCAGTTCGATGACATTGGAGATGATGATGAAGACATCGATGAT atCTAA